The genomic region GGCGCCGCGCTGCCCCACCCGGCGCCGCCCGACGGTTCGTCGGCGCGCCTCTGGGCCGAGGCGATAGCGGCCCGCGCGGCGAGGGGGAGGGGCATGGAGGCCGCTGAGGTCGAGCGTCGGGTGCTGGAGGCCGTCGGCCGCGCCATGGGGCGCTTCGCCATGCTGCGGCCCGGCGACCGTGTGGCGGTGGGCGTCTCCGGGGGCAAGGACAGCCTCTGCCTGCTCCACGTGCTGGCGGCCCACCGCCGGCGGACGCCCTTCCCCTACGAGCTGGTCGCCGTCACCCTCGAGCAGGGCAAGTTCACCCGGCCGATCCGCTCGATCGAGGGGCAGATCCGCGCCCTCGGCATCCCGTGGGTCCTGCTGGAGGACCGCAGGACGCTGCGCCTGGTCACGGACGGCATCGTCCACGGCTGCGACGTCTGCAGCCGCCACCGCCGCGGCTGGCTCTATCGCGCGGCCGGCGAGGCCGGCTGCAACGTGCTGGCGCTGGGCCACACGGCCGATGACTGCGCCGAGGCGCTCCTGCGCAACATCCTCTTCAACGGGCGGATCGCCTCCCTGCCTCCCGTGGCGGCCTCGCGCAAGGGCGGGCTGCGGCTCATCCGGCCGCTGGCGCTGGCGAGCGAGGCGCTGACCGCCGAGTACGCGCGGGTCCACGGGCTTGAGGCCGTG from Candidatus Rokuibacteriota bacterium harbors:
- a CDS encoding PP-loop domain-containing protein, translating into MEAAEVERRVLEAVGRAMGRFAMLRPGDRVAVGVSGGKDSLCLLHVLAAHRRRTPFPYELVAVTLEQGKFTRPIRSIEGQIRALGIPWVLLEDRRTLRLVTDGIVHGCDVCSRHRRGWLYRAAGEAGCNVLALGHTADDCAEALLRNILFNGRIASLPPVAASRKGGLRLIRPLALASEALTAEYARVHGLEAVGCVCSDKESVRAEIRDFLAGLGARHPGVRESILAALANVHPHALFAVAALAPPPGVRQDEPASAPAARGGRQAGSRRDVQDD